In one Hymenobacter sp. DG25B genomic region, the following are encoded:
- a CDS encoding type IX secretion system membrane protein PorP/SprF — protein MKRALPFLLLPLLLAAVPVLAQQQAQYSQYMNNNYILNPGTTGVEDYIDVKFSYRTQWTGLEGAPKTYYASASSSLGKWRTTSKRTIRDRRRPFHAIGGLVYRDETGPTSRTGAYASYAYNLVLRPDLRVALGASVGMQQFAVDGQKLQFFDQTTQAPSASSRVLDGSVGLWLYSSRFYVGLSGAQLLGNQLNFSYGPNLQGEGAPGNTLKRHYFATAGVRLPLNDDWSLVPSVLVKAVNPAPLSVDLNAKLKYQDLLWVGASWRAFDSAVAIVGLSYEQFTLGYSYDAGLSELNGYHGGSHEVLMGLRLKKKTQVVCANRFW, from the coding sequence ATGAAAAGAGCCCTACCCTTCCTGCTGCTCCCGCTGCTCCTGGCTGCGGTGCCGGTTCTTGCCCAGCAGCAGGCGCAGTACAGCCAGTACATGAACAACAATTATATCCTGAACCCGGGCACCACCGGGGTAGAAGATTATATCGATGTGAAGTTCAGCTACCGCACCCAATGGACGGGCCTGGAGGGGGCACCCAAAACTTACTACGCCAGCGCCAGCTCCTCGCTGGGCAAGTGGCGCACCACCAGCAAGCGCACCATTCGGGACCGGCGCCGGCCGTTTCACGCCATTGGCGGCCTGGTATACCGGGATGAAACCGGCCCTACCAGCCGCACGGGAGCTTACGCTTCCTACGCTTACAACCTGGTGCTGCGGCCCGATTTGCGGGTGGCGCTGGGCGCCTCAGTTGGTATGCAGCAGTTTGCCGTAGATGGGCAGAAGCTGCAGTTTTTTGATCAGACTACGCAGGCACCCAGCGCCTCCTCCCGGGTGCTGGATGGCTCGGTGGGCTTGTGGTTGTACAGTTCCCGCTTCTACGTGGGCCTGTCGGGCGCGCAGCTGCTGGGCAATCAGCTTAACTTCTCCTATGGGCCCAACCTGCAGGGCGAAGGCGCGCCCGGCAACACGCTGAAACGCCACTACTTTGCCACGGCCGGGGTGCGGCTGCCGCTCAACGATGACTGGTCGCTGGTGCCCTCGGTGCTGGTGAAGGCTGTGAATCCGGCCCCACTCTCGGTTGACCTCAATGCCAAGCTCAAGTACCAGGACCTGCTGTGGGTGGGAGCCTCCTGGCGTGCCTTCGACTCGGCCGTAGCCATCGTGGGCCTCAGTTACGAGCAGTTCACGCTGGGCTATTCCTACGATGCCGGCCTCTCGGAGCTAAACGGCTACCACGGCGGCAGCCACGAGGTGCTAATGGGTTTGCGGCTGAAGAAGAAAACCCAGGTGGTGTGTGCTAATAGGTTCTGGTAG
- a CDS encoding DEAD/DEAH box helicase — MKVSTSEPFQIVYSLLEHEYLGYLFESYVVQRNARGQLTLQHQSVSAKNAPEFADGLDVTDFEIVALTDQIQQDAVIKEFWPKKIATADFFLKVYDPEKGDKALQERISSYVQNRMGQILDRLAGKQVFIMGKDGEPTWHEIEMAPEPASVLFHFRRNDDNTHYFPTIQYQGQRLDFQFKGAVLVCCQPAWILLDDVIYAFRNDVDGKKLQPFLNKKFIVIPRQVEDSYFQRFVAPLVESFDVHARGFDIRSERYVARPQLTFSDVPSATVTTLEEPRPRATRGRAAASLSESGGVATLVQPTEHIHFDLSFRYGDHTVHNSYDKRVCVKLEKNDGSYIFHRLIRNLDVEQDIIRELRQRALEVRNGRAVLEKATAFRWLHSYAEDLERMGFTVQQSTDSGKDYFIGAITVQVGITETSDWFDIHGTVRFGDYEIPFIRLRPYILGRRHEFRLPNGQIAIIPDEWFAEYLELFAFSEEHHHSLTMRKHHVALVNDLQNGNLATVTMSRKLERLREFEAVEDKPLPMGFIGQLRPYQKAGYNWLHFVKDYHFGGCLADDMGLGKTVQTLALLQHRKESGESKGAASLLVMPTSLVYNWMSEALKFTPELRVLTYTGTYRDKNVEQFQDYDLILTSYGIVRLDVEMLKTYQFDYVILDESQAIKNPSSTTSQAVRGLRSRHRLILTGTPVENSTMDLWSQMSFINPGLLGTQAFFRKEFLKPIEKEKDEHKTKRLHTLIKPFILRRHKAQVARELPDKIEHLSYCTMTEEQAQCYEETKSFYRNKILKNIEEHGTANTQFMLLQGLTKLRQIANHPRMADETYEAESGKLREVIRMIRSVVAEGHKVLVFSQFVKHLDIVRASLDEKQIKYAYLDGNTRDRHKEVARFQETEKLRVFLISLKAGGVGLNLTAADYVFILDPWWNPAVEAQAIDRAHRIGQEKTVFTYKFITKSTVEEKILALQNKKIQLVTDLISTDEAIIKSLTKEDIEELLG, encoded by the coding sequence ATGAAAGTTTCCACTTCAGAGCCCTTTCAGATAGTCTACTCATTGCTGGAGCATGAGTACCTGGGCTATCTGTTTGAGTCGTACGTGGTGCAGCGTAATGCACGCGGCCAACTGACCTTGCAGCACCAGAGTGTCTCAGCAAAAAATGCTCCAGAATTTGCTGATGGTCTGGATGTTACGGACTTTGAAATTGTAGCCCTCACGGACCAGATTCAGCAGGACGCCGTGATAAAGGAGTTCTGGCCCAAGAAGATTGCTACCGCCGATTTTTTCCTGAAGGTGTACGACCCGGAGAAAGGCGACAAGGCCCTGCAGGAACGCATCAGCAGCTACGTGCAAAACCGCATGGGCCAGATTCTGGACCGTCTGGCGGGCAAGCAGGTCTTCATTATGGGCAAGGATGGCGAACCAACCTGGCACGAAATAGAAATGGCGCCCGAGCCGGCTTCGGTGCTCTTCCACTTCCGCCGCAACGACGACAATACCCACTACTTCCCCACCATTCAGTACCAGGGGCAGCGTCTCGACTTTCAGTTTAAAGGGGCCGTGCTGGTCTGCTGCCAGCCGGCCTGGATACTGCTGGATGATGTGATTTATGCCTTCCGCAACGATGTAGACGGCAAAAAGCTGCAGCCCTTCCTGAACAAGAAGTTCATTGTGATTCCCCGGCAGGTGGAAGACAGTTACTTCCAGCGCTTCGTGGCCCCATTGGTGGAGTCGTTTGACGTGCACGCCCGCGGCTTTGATATCCGCTCGGAGCGCTACGTAGCCCGGCCGCAGCTTACGTTTTCGGATGTGCCCAGCGCCACGGTTACCACCCTGGAGGAGCCGCGCCCCCGCGCCACGCGGGGCCGGGCCGCCGCCTCGCTTTCAGAAAGCGGCGGCGTAGCCACCCTGGTGCAGCCCACCGAGCACATTCACTTCGACCTCTCCTTCCGCTACGGCGACCATACCGTGCACAACAGCTATGATAAGCGGGTGTGCGTGAAGCTGGAAAAGAACGACGGCAGCTACATCTTCCACCGCCTCATCCGCAACCTGGATGTAGAGCAGGACATTATCCGGGAGCTGCGCCAGCGCGCCCTGGAAGTGCGCAACGGCCGCGCCGTGCTGGAAAAAGCCACCGCCTTCCGCTGGCTGCACAGCTATGCCGAGGACCTGGAGCGCATGGGCTTCACGGTACAACAAAGCACCGATTCGGGCAAAGACTACTTCATCGGGGCCATTACCGTGCAGGTGGGCATCACGGAAACCAGCGACTGGTTTGATATCCACGGCACCGTGCGCTTCGGCGACTACGAAATACCGTTTATCCGCCTGCGGCCCTACATTCTGGGGCGGCGCCACGAGTTCCGGCTGCCCAACGGCCAGATTGCCATTATCCCCGATGAGTGGTTTGCGGAGTACCTGGAGCTGTTCGCGTTTTCCGAAGAGCATCACCACTCGCTCACGATGCGCAAACACCACGTAGCCCTGGTAAACGACCTGCAGAACGGCAACCTGGCCACCGTGACCATGAGCCGCAAGCTTGAGCGCCTGCGCGAGTTTGAGGCGGTAGAGGATAAGCCTCTGCCCATGGGTTTTATAGGCCAATTGCGCCCCTATCAGAAGGCGGGCTACAACTGGCTACACTTTGTAAAGGACTATCATTTTGGCGGCTGCCTGGCCGATGACATGGGCCTGGGCAAGACGGTACAAACGCTGGCCCTGTTGCAGCACCGCAAGGAAAGCGGCGAATCCAAAGGCGCGGCCTCCCTGCTGGTGATGCCCACTTCGCTGGTGTATAACTGGATGAGCGAGGCGCTGAAATTCACCCCCGAGCTGCGCGTGCTGACCTATACGGGCACGTACCGGGACAAAAACGTGGAGCAGTTTCAGGACTACGACCTGATTCTGACCAGCTACGGCATTGTGCGCCTGGATGTGGAAATGCTGAAAACGTATCAGTTTGACTATGTGATTCTGGACGAGTCGCAGGCCATTAAGAATCCCAGCTCTACCACCTCCCAGGCCGTGCGCGGCCTCCGCTCCCGCCACCGCCTTATTCTAACGGGCACGCCGGTGGAGAACAGCACCATGGATTTGTGGTCGCAGATGTCCTTCATTAACCCCGGCTTACTGGGTACGCAGGCCTTCTTCCGCAAGGAGTTCCTCAAGCCCATTGAGAAGGAGAAGGATGAGCACAAGACCAAGCGTCTGCACACGCTCATCAAGCCCTTTATCCTGCGCCGGCACAAGGCCCAGGTAGCGCGCGAGCTGCCCGATAAGATTGAGCACCTGAGCTACTGCACCATGACGGAGGAGCAGGCCCAGTGCTACGAGGAAACCAAGAGCTTCTACCGCAATAAAATCCTCAAAAACATAGAGGAGCACGGCACGGCCAACACGCAGTTTATGCTGCTGCAGGGCCTTACCAAGCTGCGCCAGATTGCCAACCACCCCCGCATGGCCGACGAAACCTACGAGGCCGAGTCAGGAAAGCTGCGTGAGGTCATCCGCATGATTCGCAGCGTGGTGGCGGAAGGGCATAAAGTGCTGGTGTTTAGCCAGTTTGTGAAGCACCTGGACATTGTGCGGGCTTCCCTGGATGAGAAGCAAATCAAATATGCTTACCTCGACGGCAACACCCGCGACCGGCACAAGGAAGTGGCCCGTTTCCAGGAAACCGAAAAGCTGCGCGTGTTCCTGATTTCGCTGAAAGCGGGCGGGGTGGGCCTCAACCTCACCGCCGCCGACTACGTGTTCATCCTCGACCCCTGGTGGAACCCAGCCGTGGAGGCTCAGGCCATCGACCGCGCCCACCGCATCGGCCAGGAAAAGACTGTCTTCACCTATAAGTTCATCACCAAGAGCACCGTAGAGGAGAAAATCCTGGCCCTGCAAAACAAGAAAATCCAGCTGGTCACGGATCTGATATCTACTGATGAGGCTATAATCAAGAGCCTGACGAAGGAGGATATTGAGGAGCTGCTGGGGTAG
- a CDS encoding ABC transporter permease encodes MNVALLIARRYFSSKKKRNIISIISNISMIGVAVGTMALIIVLSVFNGLEDLVRSLYGKSDPDLKITALKGKAFEVDAPLLTRLRAMPGVALVTEVIEDNALLRYHDRQMVVKMKGVSDNFFAQSNIDSALVQGDHRLEKEGGEYALIGAGVQHELSIALDNRLAPLTLLYPRNTGKRTLSMNPENAFNELPILAGGVFLIEQNIDDSYVFVPLTFARNLLNYGNKRTSLEVKVSQSRTIEEVKGEVKELLGPQFSVLDSDEQHVSLLKAIKVEKMFVFITFAFILLIASLNIFFSLSMLVIDKRKDVAILQAMGAGQRTIRNIFLFEGAIVAQVGAITGLVLGVTICWLQQTFHLVSMGMATSVVDSYPVKMQLSDIVWTGVAIIIITIVVSIRPALSASKLDVRDNL; translated from the coding sequence ATGAACGTCGCTTTGCTCATTGCCCGGCGTTATTTTTCTTCCAAGAAGAAGCGCAACATTATCAGCATCATCTCCAATATCTCCATGATTGGAGTGGCCGTGGGCACTATGGCGCTCATTATTGTGCTGTCGGTGTTCAATGGGCTGGAGGATCTGGTACGCTCGCTCTACGGCAAATCGGACCCCGATCTGAAGATTACCGCCCTCAAGGGTAAGGCCTTTGAGGTAGATGCGCCCCTGCTCACGCGCCTGCGCGCCATGCCCGGCGTGGCCCTGGTAACGGAGGTAATTGAGGATAATGCCCTGCTGCGCTACCACGACCGGCAGATGGTGGTGAAGATGAAAGGCGTGAGCGACAACTTCTTCGCCCAAAGCAACATCGACTCGGCCCTGGTGCAGGGCGACCACCGCCTGGAAAAAGAAGGCGGCGAATATGCCCTCATCGGGGCCGGCGTGCAGCATGAGCTCAGCATAGCCCTGGATAACCGCCTGGCGCCTCTCACGCTGCTCTACCCGCGCAACACCGGCAAGCGCACCCTTTCCATGAACCCGGAAAACGCCTTCAATGAGCTGCCCATTCTGGCCGGTGGCGTGTTTCTCATTGAGCAAAACATCGACGACAGCTACGTTTTCGTACCCCTTACTTTTGCGCGAAACCTGCTCAATTACGGCAATAAGCGCACCAGCCTGGAGGTGAAAGTAAGCCAGAGCCGCACTATTGAAGAGGTAAAGGGCGAGGTGAAGGAGCTGCTGGGCCCCCAATTCTCGGTGCTGGACTCCGACGAGCAGCACGTGAGCCTGCTAAAGGCCATTAAAGTGGAGAAGATGTTCGTCTTCATCACCTTCGCCTTTATCCTGCTCATTGCCTCGCTCAATATCTTTTTCTCCCTGTCCATGCTGGTCATTGACAAGCGCAAGGACGTGGCCATTCTGCAGGCTATGGGCGCCGGTCAGCGTACTATTCGGAATATTTTCCTGTTTGAAGGGGCTATTGTGGCGCAGGTAGGCGCTATTACCGGGCTGGTGCTGGGAGTAACCATTTGCTGGCTGCAGCAAACTTTTCATCTGGTATCCATGGGCATGGCCACCAGCGTGGTAGATTCCTACCCCGTAAAGATGCAACTCTCTGATATTGTGTGGACGGGAGTGGCAATCATTATCATCACCATTGTGGTTTCTATCCGGCCGGCGCTCAGCGCCTCTAAGCTGGATGTGCGAGACAACCTCTAA
- a CDS encoding class I SAM-dependent methyltransferase — MHYDPIKRTLGEVFNRTPWLRRLFYHLLDLLLLRTWHVHRELRQWAKGRQQEPLVILDAGSGYGQYTYWLSGLSKLWTILAVDVKEEQVADSNRFFRQLNRPQVQFAVQDLVLYREPNTFDLALSVDVMEHILEDVEVFRNIHASLKDGGMLLISTPSDQGGSDVHADDETSFIEEHVRDGYNIHEIQQKLRTAGFERIEARYSYGEPGQISWRLSMKYPILMLGKSRLFFLLLPFYYLLTFPICLVLNWFDANTRHDSGTGLIVKAWK; from the coding sequence TTGCATTACGACCCGATTAAACGCACCCTGGGCGAAGTATTTAACCGCACGCCCTGGCTCCGCCGCTTGTTTTATCACCTGCTCGATTTGCTGCTGCTGCGCACCTGGCACGTGCACCGCGAGCTGCGCCAGTGGGCCAAAGGCCGCCAGCAGGAACCCCTGGTGATTCTGGACGCGGGCTCAGGCTATGGGCAGTACACCTACTGGCTATCAGGCCTGAGTAAGCTCTGGACGATTCTGGCCGTGGATGTGAAGGAAGAGCAGGTGGCCGACTCCAACCGCTTTTTCCGGCAGCTGAACCGCCCGCAGGTGCAGTTTGCCGTGCAGGACCTGGTGCTGTACCGGGAGCCAAATACCTTTGATCTGGCCCTGTCCGTAGACGTAATGGAGCACATTCTGGAAGATGTGGAAGTGTTCCGCAACATTCACGCCTCCCTCAAGGACGGCGGTATGCTGCTGATTTCCACCCCCTCCGACCAGGGCGGCTCCGATGTGCACGCCGACGACGAAACCTCCTTTATTGAGGAGCACGTGCGCGACGGCTACAACATTCATGAGATTCAGCAGAAGCTGCGCACGGCCGGTTTTGAGCGTATTGAGGCGCGCTACAGCTACGGCGAGCCCGGCCAGATTTCCTGGCGCCTGAGCATGAAATACCCCATTCTGATGCTGGGCAAGTCGCGCCTGTTTTTCCTGCTGCTGCCTTTCTACTACCTCCTTACGTTTCCCATTTGCCTGGTGCTGAACTGGTTTGATGCCAATACCCGGCATGATTCCGGCACCGGCCTCATCGTAAAAGCCTGGAAATAA
- a CDS encoding ribosome-binding factor A has translation MESKRQQKFASLLQQELATVLQRDLPHLFPGLAPGISTVRVSPDLGVARIYLSSLLANGGEDTLAHVRDNSKVIRQALAQRIRKQVRVIPELVFFLDDSAAYAAHIDKVLGGLSIPPPPSEDDSEHLTNPKRPKLFADEDE, from the coding sequence ATGGAAAGTAAACGACAACAGAAATTTGCCAGCCTGTTACAGCAGGAGCTGGCCACCGTGCTGCAGCGCGACCTGCCCCACCTGTTTCCGGGCCTGGCCCCGGGCATCAGCACCGTGCGCGTATCCCCGGACCTGGGCGTGGCCCGCATTTACCTGAGCAGCCTGCTGGCCAATGGAGGCGAGGATACCCTGGCTCACGTGCGCGACAACAGCAAAGTTATCCGGCAGGCCCTGGCGCAGCGCATCCGCAAACAGGTGCGCGTCATTCCCGAGCTGGTCTTCTTCCTCGATGACAGTGCCGCCTACGCTGCGCACATCGATAAAGTGCTGGGCGGGCTGAGCATTCCGCCCCCGCCCTCTGAGGATGACTCCGAGCATCTGACTAACCCCAAGCGCCCGAAGCTTTTCGCCGACGAGGACGAATAG
- the rpiB gene encoding ribose 5-phosphate isomerase B, producing the protein MTLAIGSDHAGFEYKQMLLQWLRDNGYQVEDFGTYSADSVDYPDFVHPLASAVEAGDFKQGILVCGSANGVAITANKHRGVRAAIAWIPEISRLARQHNDANIVCIPARFISEEDARAIVSEFLNTAFEGGRHQTRVNKIDC; encoded by the coding sequence ATGACACTTGCCATCGGCTCCGACCACGCCGGCTTTGAGTACAAGCAAATGCTGCTGCAGTGGCTGCGCGATAACGGCTACCAGGTGGAGGACTTCGGCACTTATTCCGCCGACTCCGTGGACTACCCCGACTTTGTGCACCCCCTGGCCAGCGCCGTAGAAGCCGGTGATTTTAAGCAGGGCATCCTGGTTTGCGGCTCCGCTAACGGGGTGGCCATCACCGCCAACAAGCACCGGGGCGTGCGCGCCGCCATTGCCTGGATTCCGGAGATATCCCGCTTGGCCCGCCAGCACAACGATGCCAATATCGTTTGTATCCCCGCACGCTTTATCAGCGAGGAAGACGCCCGCGCCATCGTCAGCGAGTTTCTGAACACCGCTTTTGAAGGTGGCCGCCACCAGACCCGGGTCAATAAAATCGACTGCTGA
- the tatC gene encoding twin-arginine translocase subunit TatC, with product MNQPQIQPGPTLGDQHEMSFIDHLEALRWHIIRAAIAVVIFTLGAFFAKDFLFHDLILGPSRPDFWTYRMFCKFGAWVGAPDLCIDKIGFVIQNREMSGQLTMHISTSFIVGLVLGFPYLFWEIWRFIKPGLYPHERNNSQGAVFFVSVLFMLGLLFGYYIAAPLSINFLAGYVVDPTIENQIDMQSYISTLTTMSMSCAFVFELPMIVFFLAKAGMITPEIMRVYRKHAIVVILVVAAIITPPDVSAQIIVTIPILLLYELSINIARVVRRNDTARLNAKLAENQGVS from the coding sequence GTGAATCAGCCTCAAATACAACCGGGACCCACGCTGGGCGACCAGCACGAAATGTCCTTCATCGACCACCTGGAGGCGTTGCGCTGGCACATCATCCGGGCTGCTATTGCGGTAGTCATCTTTACCCTGGGGGCGTTTTTTGCCAAGGACTTCCTGTTTCATGACCTGATTCTGGGCCCCTCCCGCCCCGATTTCTGGACCTACCGCATGTTCTGCAAGTTCGGCGCCTGGGTAGGTGCCCCGGACCTGTGCATCGATAAAATTGGGTTTGTAATTCAGAACCGCGAAATGAGCGGGCAGCTGACCATGCACATCAGCACCTCCTTTATTGTGGGTCTGGTGCTGGGCTTTCCGTATCTGTTCTGGGAAATATGGCGCTTCATTAAGCCCGGGCTTTACCCGCACGAGCGGAATAACTCCCAAGGTGCCGTGTTCTTCGTGTCGGTGCTGTTTATGTTGGGGCTGCTGTTTGGCTATTACATTGCCGCGCCGCTCAGCATCAACTTCCTGGCCGGCTACGTGGTAGACCCCACCATTGAAAACCAGATTGACATGCAGAGCTACATCTCCACGCTCACTACCATGTCTATGTCCTGCGCTTTCGTGTTTGAGCTGCCCATGATTGTGTTCTTCCTGGCTAAAGCCGGCATGATTACGCCCGAAATCATGCGCGTGTACCGCAAGCACGCCATTGTGGTCATTCTGGTGGTGGCCGCTATCATCACGCCCCCCGACGTATCGGCCCAGATTATCGTGACCATTCCCATTCTGCTGCTCTACGAGCTGAGCATTAACATTGCCCGCGTGGTGCGCCGCAACGATACGGCCCGCCTCAACGCTAAACTGGCCGAAAACCAGGGCGTATCCTGA
- a CDS encoding putative quinol monooxygenase yields the protein MPQASQAKYGLFGKLKALEGKGEELAAILLEAAQLVSPARGCCIYLVSQDVHNASVVWVTEVWETQEDHDNSLKAPEVRALIGKAMPLLDGPPEKGTTLAVLGGKGLQ from the coding sequence ATGCCGCAAGCAAGTCAAGCAAAGTATGGCCTATTCGGGAAACTGAAGGCTTTGGAGGGGAAAGGAGAGGAACTGGCCGCCATTCTGCTGGAAGCGGCGCAGCTGGTTTCCCCGGCCAGGGGCTGTTGCATTTACCTGGTAAGCCAGGATGTGCACAACGCCTCCGTAGTGTGGGTTACCGAGGTTTGGGAAACGCAGGAAGACCACGACAATTCTCTTAAAGCGCCCGAAGTAAGAGCCCTGATTGGTAAGGCCATGCCCCTGCTGGACGGCCCGCCCGAAAAAGGAACCACCCTGGCGGTATTAGGTGGGAAAGGCCTGCAATAG
- the glyA gene encoding serine hydroxymethyltransferase, translating to METHAPTIARDTVIFDLIRQEKERQTHGIELIASENYVSEQVMQAQGSILTNKYAEGLPGKRYYGGCEIVDQIEQLAIDRAKELFGVEWVNVQPHSGAQANAAVMLAVLQPGDKILGFDLSHGGHLTHGSPVNFSGKLYKPSFYGVEPETGLIDWQKVKETARREQPKLIICGASAYSRDWDYKALREAADDVGALLLADISHPSGLIAKGLLNNPFEHCHIVTTTTHKTLRGPRGGLIMLGKDFENPFGLKTPKGDIRMMSALLDSGVFPGTQGGPLEHVIGAKAVAFGECLSEAYTDYTQQVIRNAQALARGFVDRGYQIISGGTDNHLMLIDLRSKGLTGKLAENTLIKADITINKNMVPFDDKSPFVTSGMRIGSAAVTTRGLKEADMSRIVEFIDDVLMHHDNDTHLGQVRRQINEWMQQFPLFA from the coding sequence ATGGAAACCCACGCCCCCACCATCGCCCGAGACACGGTTATCTTTGATTTGATCCGTCAGGAAAAAGAACGTCAGACGCATGGCATCGAGCTGATTGCCTCCGAGAACTATGTTTCGGAGCAGGTGATGCAGGCGCAGGGCTCCATTCTGACCAACAAATATGCCGAGGGCCTGCCCGGCAAACGCTACTACGGCGGCTGCGAAATTGTAGACCAGATTGAGCAGCTAGCCATTGACCGGGCCAAGGAGCTGTTTGGCGTGGAGTGGGTGAATGTGCAACCGCACTCCGGCGCCCAGGCCAACGCCGCCGTAATGCTGGCCGTGCTGCAGCCCGGCGACAAAATCCTGGGTTTCGACCTTTCCCACGGTGGCCACCTCACGCACGGCTCGCCGGTAAACTTCTCCGGCAAGCTCTACAAGCCCTCTTTCTACGGCGTGGAGCCCGAAACCGGCCTCATCGACTGGCAGAAAGTAAAGGAAACCGCCCGGCGCGAGCAGCCTAAGCTCATCATCTGCGGCGCCTCCGCCTATTCCCGCGACTGGGACTACAAAGCCCTGCGCGAAGCCGCCGACGATGTAGGCGCCCTGCTGCTGGCCGATATTTCGCACCCCTCCGGCCTCATTGCCAAGGGCTTGCTGAACAACCCCTTCGAGCACTGCCACATTGTAACCACCACCACGCATAAAACCCTGCGCGGCCCGCGCGGCGGCCTCATTATGCTGGGTAAGGACTTCGAAAACCCCTTCGGCCTGAAAACGCCCAAAGGTGATATCCGCATGATGTCGGCACTGCTGGACTCGGGCGTATTCCCCGGCACGCAGGGCGGCCCGCTGGAGCACGTCATAGGTGCCAAGGCCGTAGCCTTCGGTGAGTGCCTCTCCGAGGCCTACACCGACTACACCCAGCAGGTCATCCGCAACGCTCAGGCTCTGGCCCGCGGCTTTGTTGACCGCGGCTACCAGATTATTTCCGGCGGCACCGATAACCACCTGATGCTGATTGACCTGCGCAGCAAAGGCCTCACGGGCAAGCTAGCGGAAAATACCCTCATCAAGGCTGATATCACCATCAACAAAAACATGGTGCCCTTCGATGATAAGTCGCCCTTCGTAACCAGCGGCATGCGCATCGGCTCGGCCGCCGTGACCACCCGCGGACTGAAAGAAGCTGATATGAGCCGCATTGTGGAGTTTATTGATGATGTGCTGATGCACCACGACAATGACACCCACCTGGGGCAGGTGCGCCGCCAGATAAATGAATGGATGCAGCAGTTCCCGCTGTTCGCCTAA
- a CDS encoding metallophosphoesterase family protein encodes MARFVTTDVHGCLRTLRRALEEVVLFSPRDELYVLGDFVNKGPDSKGVLDYLMQLQARGLAVYCVRGNHDQELLDAAHGHIGKTWASPADRELTLRSFDAATAADIPAAYLHWLDALPYEIDLPDFVLVHAGFDFRQPPEQMRQDHQTMMNIKQFTFDASRLQGKRLVHGHVPTPVAEVKRRIAVKAGALNLDTGCVYRHNPELAHLSVLNLDTLTLHTVPNCEEPYPIAKRPS; translated from the coding sequence ATGGCCCGCTTTGTTACCACTGATGTGCACGGCTGCCTGCGCACCCTGCGCCGCGCCTTGGAAGAAGTTGTCCTGTTCTCGCCCCGCGACGAGCTCTATGTGCTGGGCGACTTCGTGAACAAAGGCCCCGACAGCAAAGGTGTGCTGGACTACCTCATGCAGCTACAGGCCCGCGGGCTGGCCGTGTACTGCGTGCGCGGCAACCACGACCAGGAGCTGCTGGACGCCGCCCACGGTCACATAGGAAAAACCTGGGCCTCCCCCGCCGACCGGGAACTGACCCTTCGCAGCTTTGACGCCGCTACCGCTGCGGATATTCCCGCTGCCTACCTGCACTGGCTCGATGCACTGCCTTATGAAATTGACCTGCCCGATTTTGTGCTGGTGCACGCGGGCTTCGATTTCCGCCAGCCGCCGGAGCAAATGCGGCAGGATCATCAGACCATGATGAACATCAAGCAGTTCACTTTTGATGCTTCCCGCCTGCAGGGCAAGCGGCTGGTGCACGGCCACGTGCCTACGCCGGTAGCCGAGGTGAAGCGGCGCATTGCGGTGAAGGCCGGGGCATTGAATCTGGATACCGGCTGCGTGTATCGTCATAACCCGGAGCTGGCCCACTTGAGCGTGCTGAATCTGGATACGCTCACGCTGCACACGGTACCCAATTGTGAGGAGCCTTACCCCATTGCCAAACGCCCTTCTTAG
- a CDS encoding NADAR family protein → MAAALASVRSLEALLDYLSQRQPVKYLFFWGHTGRPGAAVGKECFSQWYPAPFTLNGQTYATTEHYMMAEKARLFQDEATRQAILAAPHPHQAKTLGRQVQNFEEGLWNDARFAIVVQGNLAKFSQYPALRQFLLDTGQRVLVEASPVDVIWGIGLAQDDPRAANSAEWPGLNLLGFALMEVRAQLSR, encoded by the coding sequence ATGGCTGCTGCTCTTGCCTCTGTTCGCTCCCTCGAAGCCCTGCTGGATTATCTCAGCCAGAGGCAGCCCGTGAAATACCTTTTCTTCTGGGGCCATACCGGAAGGCCGGGCGCTGCCGTGGGCAAAGAATGCTTCAGTCAGTGGTACCCGGCGCCCTTCACTCTAAATGGCCAGACCTACGCCACCACCGAGCACTACATGATGGCCGAAAAGGCGCGTTTATTTCAGGATGAAGCTACCCGGCAAGCCATCCTAGCCGCCCCTCATCCTCATCAAGCCAAAACCCTGGGCCGCCAGGTACAAAATTTTGAGGAAGGCCTGTGGAATGATGCCCGCTTTGCCATAGTGGTGCAAGGAAATCTGGCCAAGTTCAGCCAGTACCCGGCGCTGCGCCAGTTTCTTCTGGATACCGGCCAGCGCGTGTTAGTGGAAGCCAGCCCGGTGGATGTTATCTGGGGCATCGGACTGGCGCAGGACGATCCGCGGGCGGCTAACTCCGCCGAATGGCCCGGCCTGAACCTGCTGGGCTTTGCCCTGATGGAAGTTCGGGCCCAGCTCAGCCGCTAG